One window of Botrimarina mediterranea genomic DNA carries:
- a CDS encoding ABC transporter permease produces MPPAAANRFEVVIEPRRGFSLVDLAELHAYRDLFRFLVWRQVKVRYAQSAIGIGWAVIQPVFSVLLFTVVFGKLAQIESDGVPYALFSFAALVPWTYFSNALTEGVGSLVSEANMLRKVYFPRIMMPLSAVVAKLVDFVIAMGCLGIVMLAHRHLPPWEIVFMPLLTLLMVAAAAAVSIWLTALAVQYRDVKHALSFVVQLGMYASPVVYPASLIPERFQLLYALNPMVGVIEGFRACLLGTQPMPWGFFLVGSAVTALLLVTGLAFFRKRETVFADVA; encoded by the coding sequence ATGCCGCCCGCGGCGGCCAATCGCTTCGAGGTTGTCATCGAGCCCCGGCGTGGCTTCTCGCTCGTCGATCTCGCCGAGCTCCATGCGTACCGCGACCTGTTCCGCTTCCTGGTCTGGCGCCAAGTCAAAGTCCGCTACGCCCAGAGCGCCATCGGCATCGGCTGGGCCGTGATCCAGCCCGTGTTCTCGGTGCTGCTCTTTACCGTTGTCTTTGGGAAACTCGCCCAGATCGAGAGCGACGGCGTCCCTTACGCCCTCTTCAGCTTCGCCGCCCTCGTCCCCTGGACGTACTTCTCGAACGCCCTCACCGAAGGCGTCGGCAGCCTGGTCAGCGAAGCCAACATGCTGCGTAAGGTCTACTTTCCGCGGATCATGATGCCCCTCTCCGCCGTCGTGGCGAAGCTGGTGGACTTCGTGATCGCGATGGGTTGCCTGGGGATCGTCATGCTGGCTCACCGCCACCTCCCCCCGTGGGAGATCGTCTTCATGCCGCTGCTGACGCTGCTCATGGTCGCCGCCGCGGCCGCGGTCAGCATCTGGCTCACGGCCCTCGCCGTCCAGTACCGCGACGTCAAGCACGCACTGTCCTTCGTCGTCCAGCTCGGCATGTACGCGTCGCCGGTCGTTTACCCGGCCAGCCTGATCCCCGAGCGGTTCCAGCTGCTCTACGCCCTCAACCCGATGGTGGGCGTCATCGAAGGCTTCCGCGCCTGCCTGCTCGGGACGCAGCCGATGCCCTGGGGCTTCTTCTTGGTGGGCTCCGCCGTCACCGCGCTGCTGCTGGTGACGGGGCTCGCCTTCTTCCGCAAGAGAGAGACCGTCTTCGCCGACGTCGCCTGA
- a CDS encoding O-antigen ligase family protein, producing MFGLFILLNLILFLRPGEIVPGLRAAPLYQVTILACLVGVSSTLPQLLSGQFLRQNPVSACVTAVLVAAPLSFLGQGLGQLFYFGQLAFEDFGKTYLYFLVATAVLTSAERIERMLVWLALMIGVVAALSLAHDRGLLVIPELAAIERSELDESGQKLTFTQLRGTGIFNDPNDLAMVLTVGFVVAVHTMSSPWAGAARPIAIAVAALCVFGIFETKSRGGALGFLAAGWVMVYARWGMSKAVLAAAGMAPVALAIFAMREGGGSVTEGTALHRIQLWSEGLKYLKWNPLFGVGYDRFAAEIGLVAHNSFVHCFTELGFFGGAFFLGAFVAAGIGLRRVWQHGNDYLPPANRARIATVAACLVGYTTAMLTLSRGYVVPTYLILALAARTAAIEQESLHEEGVQVDLPQFDGAFLWTLAKASFAFLLAIYLFAFMITRLVM from the coding sequence ATGTTCGGCCTATTTATTCTGCTCAATTTGATCCTGTTTCTCCGTCCCGGAGAGATTGTGCCAGGTCTGCGTGCTGCGCCGCTCTACCAGGTTACGATCCTGGCGTGCCTAGTCGGGGTTTCATCAACGTTGCCGCAGCTGCTGTCAGGGCAGTTCCTTCGGCAAAACCCCGTTAGCGCCTGCGTGACAGCGGTTCTCGTGGCCGCTCCACTTTCGTTCCTGGGCCAAGGGCTCGGTCAGCTTTTCTATTTCGGCCAGCTCGCCTTCGAAGACTTTGGCAAGACTTACCTTTACTTCCTGGTCGCTACGGCGGTGCTGACCAGCGCAGAGCGAATCGAGCGGATGCTTGTCTGGTTGGCACTCATGATCGGTGTGGTGGCGGCCCTCTCACTTGCACATGATCGGGGCCTTCTCGTTATTCCCGAGCTAGCGGCAATCGAACGAAGCGAACTCGACGAGAGCGGGCAGAAGTTAACGTTCACCCAGTTGCGCGGAACGGGGATCTTCAACGATCCGAACGACTTGGCGATGGTGCTGACGGTCGGGTTTGTCGTGGCGGTGCACACGATGAGCTCACCGTGGGCGGGCGCCGCTCGCCCTATCGCGATCGCGGTGGCGGCTCTCTGCGTGTTCGGTATCTTCGAGACGAAATCGCGCGGCGGGGCACTAGGATTCCTTGCGGCGGGGTGGGTGATGGTTTACGCCCGCTGGGGAATGAGCAAAGCCGTCCTTGCGGCCGCTGGGATGGCCCCCGTAGCCCTGGCGATCTTCGCGATGCGAGAGGGAGGGGGCTCCGTCACCGAAGGCACCGCCCTGCATCGCATCCAGCTCTGGTCCGAAGGACTGAAGTACCTGAAATGGAACCCCCTCTTTGGTGTTGGGTACGACCGGTTCGCCGCGGAGATCGGGCTGGTCGCTCACAATTCCTTCGTCCATTGTTTCACCGAGCTGGGCTTCTTTGGCGGAGCGTTTTTCCTCGGCGCTTTTGTCGCGGCGGGAATTGGCCTCAGGCGGGTCTGGCAGCATGGCAACGATTATCTGCCCCCTGCAAACCGGGCCCGGATTGCGACTGTGGCGGCCTGTCTCGTTGGTTACACTACAGCGATGCTCACGTTGTCCCGGGGCTACGTGGTCCCGACCTACCTGATTCTCGCACTCGCGGCGAGAACCGCGGCGATCGAGCAAGAGAGTCTCCACGAAGAAGGCGTCCAGGTCGATCTGCCGCAGTTTGACGGGGCCTTCTTGTGGACCCTTGCGAAGGCAAGCTTTGCCTTCTTACTGGCGATCTACTTATTTGCTTTCATGATTACTAGGCTGGTGATGTGA
- a CDS encoding sugar transferase has product MKFRNHVMRSSGMSATLELETFAKDSDCEPLEQFAPSSYLRRKRLPVRLVGIVLGVCLAPLIAMLIVAVRLTSRGPGLYWQRRVGLHGREFTIYKLRSMRQDAESLSGPVWARKGDSRITPIGGFLRWSHLDELPQIINVIRGEMCFVGPRPERPEIIDEIIEEVDGYLDRHEAMPGITGVAQVNLPPDENVYCVRRKVAADKYYIENASLWLDIRLMLATFLRIAGIRYHYGARLLGVTLPVEVLKLEASLEDNALSELESDFRPGVLPASAEETHVDLIGAETLVAPAWNRSVESAVSSSARPNAPR; this is encoded by the coding sequence ATGAAGTTTAGGAATCACGTCATGAGATCATCTGGAATGTCTGCAACACTCGAGCTTGAGACGTTCGCGAAGGACTCGGACTGCGAGCCTTTGGAGCAATTCGCACCGTCAAGCTATCTCAGGAGAAAGCGACTTCCTGTGAGGCTGGTCGGGATTGTGTTAGGGGTGTGTCTTGCGCCACTAATAGCGATGTTAATCGTCGCCGTTCGGCTAACCTCCCGCGGTCCCGGATTGTATTGGCAGCGCCGAGTCGGCCTCCATGGCCGGGAGTTCACCATTTATAAATTGAGGTCAATGCGCCAGGATGCAGAGTCACTCAGCGGCCCTGTATGGGCTCGTAAAGGAGACAGCCGCATCACGCCGATTGGCGGGTTTTTGCGATGGTCGCATCTTGACGAACTGCCACAGATCATCAATGTCATTCGCGGAGAGATGTGCTTTGTGGGGCCCCGTCCCGAACGTCCGGAGATCATTGACGAAATCATCGAGGAAGTTGATGGCTACTTGGATCGCCATGAGGCGATGCCCGGCATTACCGGCGTCGCGCAAGTTAACCTGCCTCCCGATGAGAATGTCTACTGTGTAAGGCGCAAAGTTGCCGCAGACAAGTACTACATTGAGAACGCAAGTCTGTGGCTCGACATTCGTCTCATGCTCGCCACCTTCCTGCGGATTGCCGGGATACGTTATCACTACGGCGCCCGCCTCTTAGGCGTCACACTTCCCGTTGAAGTACTCAAGCTGGAAGCGTCTCTTGAGGATAACGCTTTGTCAGAGCTGGAGAGTGATTTTAGGCCGGGCGTCTTGCCTGCTTCGGCCGAAGAGACCCATGTCGATCTCATCGGCGCTGAAACGCTCGTCGCGCCTGCATGGAACCGCAGCGTTGAAAGTGCGGTGTCCTCCAGCGCTAGACCAAATGCGCCTCGTTAG
- a CDS encoding exosortase-associated EpsI family protein: protein MKQLTANQSVARFSVAVAALALLSVALGGLVHGRLSHRWGEPADLVAAAEVLNDFPEQFGDWRLATKESMDDSVVETLQCAGYLSRAYTNSATAESVRVAVIVGPPGPTAVHTPEICYSSRTYNLEKRPESEKIGNEQDGDTFWSVKFRSKEAGGGELNVYYAWASDGVWRASESPRYEYGGLPFLYKIQVAGAPSPFGVRQEEDLCKRFLQDLLRSGWRVGPKVGNEV from the coding sequence GTGAAACAACTCACAGCAAACCAATCTGTCGCAAGGTTTTCCGTCGCGGTTGCCGCCCTGGCGCTGCTTTCAGTCGCGTTGGGAGGCCTGGTCCATGGTCGCCTTTCTCACCGCTGGGGTGAGCCTGCTGATCTCGTGGCGGCAGCCGAGGTGCTCAACGATTTTCCTGAGCAGTTCGGCGACTGGCGACTGGCGACAAAAGAATCGATGGATGACAGTGTGGTCGAGACTCTGCAATGCGCAGGTTACCTAAGCCGCGCCTATACAAATTCTGCAACCGCGGAGTCGGTTCGTGTAGCCGTCATCGTCGGCCCACCCGGCCCCACGGCGGTCCATACTCCCGAGATTTGCTATTCCAGCCGCACATACAACCTTGAGAAGCGTCCCGAGTCCGAAAAAATCGGAAATGAGCAAGACGGCGACACATTCTGGTCAGTTAAGTTCCGTTCCAAAGAAGCGGGAGGCGGTGAATTGAATGTTTACTACGCCTGGGCGTCTGACGGAGTTTGGCGAGCTTCCGAATCGCCTCGATATGAGTACGGCGGTCTCCCCTTCCTTTACAAGATTCAAGTGGCGGGTGCGCCGTCACCGTTCGGGGTGAGGCAGGAAGAGGACTTGTGCAAGAGGTTCTTGCAAGACCTCTTGCGGAGTGGATGGCGGGTGGGGCCAAAAGTCGGCAATGAAGTTTAG
- a CDS encoding tetratricopeptide repeat protein: protein MSEHRVVNFSLLGVSAIVLLAVIAAGYFLRGHQQQRLSKYLASRSQQLADAGDWRKAKFYQQRYLQAHPQDFQARVRLVEIASELSSSREDVDYLLRLLYETIGLSGEGSSETVVGMRTLLAEKLLVVGDYQAAIRESQRVLDSKSSEHQPSARRVLALASCNSVPARGVVSEVERRERFGKVLPQVLEALASNSKDVTLAQTAAEIYRTYPLLAPSPGPSAAELADKIIDDLVASSAGDADALLARYRYRKRYLLPKAEDDLQAALAASPEHFEANLLTGLEYAATKDDAESVGNAKRHFEAAVRSKPTDERGYLALSQLLWRSGERSAAIETLESASRQLPPTVLATRFLLADYLLAEGEHEKSGEVVVALKSQVENQLARFPVQSRGQLTNRVRLLEARLDAARGDIASAISLFSAVADSPENETGSTASTEVSRQARLGASQLLATVGHWDQAGQELARLADRLAVEIQSADAQKGNAESLTDPGAVEGEYRRARLQAAEAFLRSGQPQEARSQIDMLGKIGSLPVDAIELRLVVELALQLDLQPQNRRWDEFAYLLERARSLQPESERVYFAELQQAVAVHLSNDSSARLADVIASGEKRFDKSPGYWRAAMSAYLRVDDVQGAERSVARFLDVEPDPMRKAEVKVSYLVLTNRLEEASAWLSEQIAQSQDPQKRSLRRLEVQVLSQFPDKSDALSKAVALAEAPEGNKEEVVLALELAASQQEWELAERLEARLAEQRMISPSDVDFYRAVRLIGTYEKLTQGQREELSKIVSRQRSERPGWRKGAALAAQYAEVRGDVNGAIQAYELAVTLGDRRPEVLERLTLHLYRTGEYDRAQQVIDRLYSGDGDLSVGAESLAISTAVKRQRIEDALVIARRSVEAHRNEVERRLWLYNVLLAAENPTEAASVLEEAREDFPDDELVWNAQFMHHLRGGLHEAARELLSQLPPSIAKDDYRRSLTIARGSEQLGDLAEAERSYAAALEIRPDDLDVRLSYANLLVRKNPQAAKEQFERILTGDPKNADARRKLAALLASSGAVTDWGKIDSLLADAGSGGEIADRRLRAVLLTRRGRNVQERASNCELARRILTGVVEDSGATPEDIDYLLLAGAYEQEGMFKREVTYFESARNQLRRLLERTDASDKYENLYLTYLLRTADELAKIPQAEGARQVFLRDASGRLEDLERRLTARGDAVDLSARQALIAHQTRLLRSEGRIDEALEKLAAYADRFVDTAEDPGAKARLVLGLASLYSLLEAYELAEPRYRELMELAPGARLLLSQSLVRQGKSADAVNLFLEQDTKDLSPKSAAVLAGILASDQAESEQYERAWPAISGAIEQHGDDVELLMSVAVLHVTRGDEDEAIRLFRRVIEVAPDHTLALNNLATLLGERESDRAEALQVVGRAIKVAGRNAALLDTQGTIQLRVGAVSEAIASLEESVASVDVDPRYYFHLSAAYLRSGRTADAANAFKEAKRRGIADAVLTAADQVLMQEIKASLDVSRTVSRKAS from the coding sequence GTGTCCGAGCATCGCGTCGTCAATTTTTCACTCTTGGGTGTCTCCGCCATCGTTCTGCTGGCGGTTATTGCTGCAGGTTATTTCCTGCGAGGACACCAGCAACAGCGACTCTCGAAATACTTGGCCAGCAGGTCCCAGCAGCTTGCCGACGCTGGCGATTGGCGAAAGGCGAAGTTCTATCAACAGAGGTATTTGCAGGCGCATCCTCAAGACTTCCAAGCGAGGGTTCGTCTTGTTGAGATTGCGAGCGAACTTTCTTCCAGCCGCGAAGATGTGGACTACCTGCTGCGACTGCTGTACGAGACGATCGGCTTGTCGGGCGAGGGATCGTCCGAAACGGTTGTCGGGATGCGAACTCTGCTCGCCGAGAAGTTACTTGTCGTTGGCGACTACCAAGCCGCCATCCGGGAGTCTCAGCGAGTTCTCGACTCGAAGAGTTCGGAGCATCAGCCGTCTGCCCGGCGAGTCCTTGCGTTGGCGAGTTGCAACAGTGTTCCAGCGCGGGGTGTTGTGTCCGAGGTCGAGCGTCGCGAACGATTCGGCAAAGTTCTCCCGCAAGTCCTCGAAGCACTGGCGTCGAATTCGAAGGACGTCACTCTGGCGCAGACTGCCGCGGAGATCTACCGAACTTACCCACTCCTGGCGCCCTCGCCCGGACCGAGTGCTGCTGAGCTTGCCGATAAGATAATCGATGATCTCGTGGCGAGTTCTGCGGGCGACGCCGACGCCTTGTTGGCCCGGTATCGCTACCGCAAGCGTTACCTTCTCCCCAAGGCCGAAGACGACTTGCAGGCAGCGCTCGCGGCTTCACCAGAACATTTCGAGGCAAATCTCTTAACGGGCTTAGAGTATGCCGCAACGAAGGATGATGCCGAATCCGTCGGGAACGCTAAACGCCACTTTGAAGCCGCTGTTCGTTCGAAGCCGACCGACGAGCGTGGTTACCTTGCGCTGTCGCAACTCCTGTGGCGATCAGGAGAGCGTAGCGCTGCCATTGAAACGCTGGAGTCGGCGTCCCGTCAGCTGCCTCCCACCGTCTTAGCGACGAGGTTTCTGTTGGCAGACTATCTGTTGGCTGAAGGGGAACACGAGAAATCGGGCGAGGTTGTCGTCGCTCTGAAATCGCAAGTAGAGAACCAGCTTGCTCGCTTCCCGGTGCAATCGCGAGGTCAACTCACCAACCGTGTGCGTCTCCTAGAAGCGCGTCTCGACGCGGCGAGAGGCGACATCGCTTCGGCAATCTCATTGTTTAGCGCTGTAGCCGATTCGCCGGAGAATGAGACCGGCAGCACCGCGTCAACCGAGGTAAGCCGTCAGGCGAGGCTTGGCGCGTCTCAGTTGCTCGCGACAGTTGGACACTGGGACCAGGCCGGTCAGGAGCTGGCTCGACTTGCTGACCGCCTTGCCGTGGAGATCCAGTCCGCTGACGCCCAGAAGGGAAATGCCGAGTCGCTTACCGATCCCGGGGCTGTCGAGGGCGAATACCGCCGTGCACGGCTTCAAGCAGCCGAAGCATTCCTCCGGTCAGGGCAGCCCCAAGAAGCACGCTCTCAGATCGATATGTTGGGGAAGATTGGATCGCTTCCAGTGGACGCGATCGAGCTTCGACTGGTTGTCGAGCTCGCACTGCAACTGGATCTGCAACCTCAGAATCGTCGGTGGGACGAATTCGCCTACCTACTAGAGCGAGCTCGGAGCCTGCAGCCAGAGAGTGAGCGGGTTTACTTCGCCGAACTGCAGCAGGCAGTTGCAGTCCACCTGTCAAATGACTCATCAGCCAGACTAGCCGATGTGATTGCCAGCGGCGAGAAGCGGTTTGACAAGAGCCCCGGTTACTGGCGCGCAGCCATGAGTGCCTACCTGCGGGTTGATGACGTGCAGGGCGCGGAGCGATCGGTAGCTCGATTCTTGGATGTTGAACCAGACCCGATGCGTAAGGCCGAAGTAAAAGTTTCGTATCTCGTCCTCACGAATCGGCTTGAAGAAGCGAGTGCTTGGCTCTCGGAGCAGATCGCTCAAAGTCAGGACCCACAAAAGCGATCGTTGCGTCGTCTAGAAGTGCAGGTTCTCTCACAGTTTCCAGACAAGTCTGACGCACTATCCAAAGCTGTCGCCTTGGCGGAAGCACCCGAGGGCAATAAGGAAGAGGTCGTGCTCGCTCTAGAGTTGGCCGCTTCCCAGCAAGAATGGGAGTTAGCCGAGAGATTAGAGGCGCGGCTCGCCGAGCAAAGGATGATTTCGCCCTCGGATGTCGACTTCTACCGGGCGGTGCGACTGATTGGCACTTACGAGAAACTCACTCAGGGCCAGCGCGAAGAACTCTCGAAGATCGTATCGAGGCAACGTTCCGAGAGGCCAGGGTGGCGAAAAGGGGCAGCACTTGCAGCGCAGTACGCGGAGGTTCGAGGTGACGTCAACGGTGCTATCCAGGCTTACGAACTAGCCGTTACTCTCGGCGACCGCCGCCCTGAGGTACTCGAGCGACTGACCCTGCATCTTTACCGTACGGGTGAGTACGACCGTGCTCAGCAAGTCATCGATCGACTCTATTCGGGCGACGGCGACCTCTCCGTCGGCGCCGAGTCACTCGCCATCTCGACCGCCGTAAAGAGGCAGCGGATCGAAGACGCGCTCGTTATCGCCCGCAGGTCAGTGGAAGCCCACCGAAACGAGGTGGAACGACGGCTGTGGCTCTACAACGTCTTGTTGGCTGCCGAGAATCCGACCGAGGCTGCCTCGGTATTGGAAGAAGCCCGGGAGGATTTCCCCGATGACGAATTGGTTTGGAACGCCCAATTCATGCATCACCTGAGAGGCGGACTGCACGAGGCCGCCCGTGAGTTGTTGAGTCAGCTCCCACCTTCGATCGCCAAGGATGACTACCGTCGAAGCCTAACCATCGCAAGAGGGAGCGAGCAACTTGGAGACCTCGCCGAAGCGGAAAGGAGCTACGCTGCGGCCCTGGAGATCCGGCCTGACGATTTGGATGTCCGCTTGAGTTACGCCAACCTCTTGGTCCGCAAGAATCCGCAGGCCGCCAAGGAGCAGTTCGAGAGGATCCTCACGGGAGATCCTAAGAATGCCGACGCGCGAAGGAAGCTCGCCGCCCTTCTTGCATCGAGCGGCGCGGTTACCGACTGGGGGAAGATCGACTCGCTCCTCGCCGACGCCGGCAGTGGCGGTGAAATCGCCGACCGAAGATTGCGGGCAGTCTTGCTGACCCGTCGCGGCCGAAATGTGCAGGAACGCGCCTCGAATTGTGAGCTTGCGAGGCGGATTCTGACTGGAGTCGTCGAAGACTCGGGAGCAACTCCTGAGGACATTGACTACCTGCTTCTTGCGGGAGCCTACGAGCAAGAGGGGATGTTCAAGCGAGAAGTTACCTACTTCGAGTCTGCACGGAACCAATTGCGGCGTCTTCTTGAGCGTACTGACGCGTCGGATAAGTACGAGAATTTGTACCTCACCTATCTTCTGCGCACCGCGGATGAATTGGCGAAGATCCCTCAGGCGGAAGGGGCACGACAGGTATTCCTTCGGGACGCCAGCGGTCGATTGGAAGACCTTGAGCGACGTCTCACCGCGCGTGGTGATGCTGTTGACTTGTCCGCGAGACAGGCACTGATCGCCCACCAGACGCGGCTCCTACGGTCAGAAGGTCGGATTGACGAAGCGCTTGAGAAACTCGCCGCCTACGCCGATAGATTCGTCGATACGGCGGAAGACCCTGGCGCGAAGGCGCGCTTGGTTCTCGGGCTTGCCTCGCTTTATTCCTTGCTGGAAGCATACGAACTTGCGGAGCCTCGATACCGGGAGCTGATGGAATTAGCTCCAGGAGCGAGACTGCTTCTTTCGCAGTCTTTGGTGAGACAGGGCAAGTCTGCCGACGCAGTGAATCTCTTTTTGGAGCAAGATACCAAGGACCTGTCGCCCAAGAGTGCAGCAGTGCTCGCCGGGATCCTTGCGAGCGATCAAGCCGAGAGTGAGCAGTATGAACGGGCTTGGCCGGCTATCTCGGGGGCTATAGAGCAGCATGGCGACGATGTTGAATTACTCATGTCGGTCGCCGTCCTTCATGTGACGCGAGGCGATGAGGATGAGGCCATTCGCTTGTTTCGACGGGTTATTGAAGTGGCGCCGGACCACACACTTGCTCTGAATAATCTGGCGACGCTGCTTGGCGAGCGAGAGAGCGATCGCGCGGAAGCCCTACAGGTCGTCGGGCGAGCCATTAAGGTGGCCGGACGGAACGCCGCGCTGCTCGACACGCAAGGGACGATCCAGCTGAGGGTTGGCGCCGTCTCCGAGGCCATCGCCTCTCTTGAGGAGTCGGTCGCCTCCGTGGATGTCGATCCCCGGTACTACTTCCACCTATCGGCTGCCTACCTGCGGAGCGGTCGAACGGCCGACGCCGCTAATGCGTTCAAGGAAGCGAAGCGTCGTGGCATCGCAGACGCGGTGCTGACGGCAGCCGATCAAGTTCTGATGCAGGAGATCAAAGCGAGTCTTGATGTATCTCGAACCGTTTCTCGTAAGGCTTCTTGA
- a CDS encoding polysaccharide biosynthesis tyrosine autokinase codes for MSDHTKTDETQLPIRRVDNGIVKHDAYHRHPRPVNNSGPAPSHFTPKFLLWVFSRSWKVVVPVGVLLAAATAAVLLYTYVPQFAASGLIKIEDIQPYVAFQQAAVGSNNGSFIRTQIELMRSPVVLREVLSDQRVGAASHLNKTPDRLSHLRKNLQIKQVGGSELYEVSYSAPSPQEASDVVGAVIQQYFARQSDEGYRRVQRVVDLLEKERTRRQLEVERLQTYVIDLSREVTGKDPFGQNVVDVEKAISPLASLHQQLTEIEVRIEILKAELQSIEETPIVTQTHEDRTGSIDLEVSMHAEVRQREQAILALESQMRQIQQLTKQWRENGSYKSLSDARKHARTELTEFKAALREQLLAARESDRQVGGQSVADHKREELASLEIQERTLRRRFEKELANVQEGGGKGAELEFAKAELAREEKVFELIAARKLALQTESKAPARVEVVDEVTASPVPLEAAPWKKLVLACGLAMAAPFGLAVLREASLRRVSDAEQLFEDTRLRILGEISTFPTRRVAANPRQIPRKLRKEMFAFAESIDALRMSLTFSADSEQQRIVAITSANSGEGKSSVSVALGMSFANATRRRTLIIDGDMRDPSVTDLLDVPAGPGLCEVLGGKLSLNEAIQPVPATEHLFVLRAGSCAGAPHHLAQPQRLQKLVEALRGDFRTIVIDTPPVLGASEALSLCRSADMTVVCARRGVSRIRQIKIASEKLENAGVSIVGSVLSGVPPRGYGYAYAYGYGYRDDTQEQIESDDAGRR; via the coding sequence ATGAGCGACCATACAAAAACTGACGAAACCCAACTCCCGATACGGCGAGTGGACAACGGCATCGTGAAGCACGACGCATATCACCGTCACCCCCGCCCAGTGAACAATAGCGGTCCGGCGCCGTCTCACTTCACGCCCAAGTTTCTACTCTGGGTTTTTTCACGCTCGTGGAAGGTCGTTGTTCCGGTTGGAGTTCTCCTTGCAGCCGCAACTGCCGCCGTCCTCTTGTACACTTACGTTCCCCAGTTCGCTGCGTCGGGTTTAATCAAGATTGAGGACATTCAGCCATACGTTGCTTTCCAGCAGGCCGCCGTTGGGAGCAATAACGGAAGCTTTATACGAACGCAGATCGAATTGATGCGGAGTCCCGTTGTTCTGCGAGAGGTGCTCTCCGATCAGCGGGTAGGAGCTGCGTCTCACTTGAATAAGACGCCAGACCGATTGAGTCACCTCCGAAAAAATCTCCAGATAAAACAGGTTGGTGGGTCAGAGCTTTACGAGGTCTCATACTCGGCGCCCTCGCCGCAAGAGGCAAGCGATGTCGTTGGAGCGGTGATACAGCAGTATTTTGCCCGTCAGTCCGATGAGGGCTATCGTCGTGTCCAGCGCGTCGTCGATCTCCTTGAAAAAGAGCGGACGCGACGACAACTGGAAGTCGAACGACTCCAGACCTACGTGATTGATTTGTCTCGGGAGGTTACCGGCAAGGACCCGTTCGGGCAGAACGTTGTTGACGTCGAGAAGGCGATCAGCCCTCTGGCTTCACTACATCAACAGCTGACCGAGATCGAAGTCCGCATCGAGATATTGAAGGCAGAGCTTCAGTCAATCGAAGAGACCCCGATCGTCACGCAGACCCATGAGGACCGTACCGGGTCGATCGACCTTGAAGTGTCGATGCATGCCGAGGTGCGTCAACGGGAGCAAGCCATTCTTGCCCTTGAGTCCCAGATGCGGCAGATTCAGCAACTCACCAAACAGTGGCGGGAGAATGGTTCATATAAGTCGCTGTCTGATGCTCGTAAGCACGCAAGAACGGAACTAACGGAATTCAAAGCCGCGCTGCGTGAACAGCTCTTAGCGGCTCGGGAGTCAGATCGCCAAGTCGGCGGTCAATCGGTCGCCGATCACAAACGAGAAGAGTTGGCTTCACTCGAAATCCAAGAGCGCACGCTCCGGAGAAGATTCGAAAAGGAACTTGCAAACGTTCAGGAGGGGGGAGGCAAGGGGGCGGAACTCGAGTTCGCAAAGGCGGAGCTCGCGCGGGAGGAGAAGGTATTTGAGTTGATCGCCGCGAGGAAGCTTGCCCTTCAGACAGAGTCGAAGGCGCCCGCTCGAGTGGAAGTCGTCGATGAAGTGACTGCTTCCCCGGTCCCGTTGGAAGCTGCCCCATGGAAGAAGCTTGTTCTTGCGTGCGGGCTAGCGATGGCTGCCCCATTCGGTTTGGCGGTGCTACGCGAGGCGTCGCTACGCCGCGTCTCTGATGCCGAACAGCTCTTCGAGGACACTCGTCTTCGGATCCTGGGAGAGATCTCCACTTTCCCGACTCGCCGTGTAGCGGCCAACCCACGACAGATTCCTCGTAAGCTTCGCAAGGAGATGTTCGCCTTCGCGGAGTCGATCGACGCGCTGCGGATGAGCCTGACATTCTCAGCCGACTCCGAACAGCAGCGGATTGTTGCGATCACGAGCGCCAATTCGGGTGAAGGCAAATCAAGCGTGTCGGTCGCGCTCGGCATGAGCTTCGCAAATGCGACGCGACGGCGAACACTCATCATCGACGGCGATATGCGTGACCCTAGTGTGACCGACCTGCTCGACGTGCCGGCCGGTCCCGGCCTGTGCGAGGTCCTAGGGGGAAAGCTCTCGCTGAACGAAGCGATCCAGCCCGTTCCTGCTACGGAGCACTTGTTTGTGCTTCGCGCAGGTTCGTGTGCCGGTGCGCCTCACCATCTGGCGCAGCCGCAGCGCTTGCAAAAGCTAGTGGAGGCACTTCGCGGAGATTTCCGAACAATCGTAATTGATACGCCCCCTGTCCTCGGCGCCAGCGAGGCACTTTCGTTGTGCCGATCGGCCGACATGACCGTCGTCTGCGCCCGCCGAGGTGTGAGCCGAATCCGGCAGATTAAGATCGCCAGCGAGAAGCTTGAGAACGCAGGGGTCTCCATAGTGGGTTCTGTGTTGAGTGGAGTTCCTCCCCGCGGCTATGGCTACGCTTACGCCTACGGGTATGGATACCGCGACGACACTCAGGAACAGATCGAGTCGGACGATGCGGGAAGACGTTGA